A DNA window from Mycolicibacter hiberniae contains the following coding sequences:
- a CDS encoding DUF2334 domain-containing protein translates to MAGQLIVSVSGIGVHTRDRAEAFCAELDARAVPVSLLVAPRLGAGYRLDRDPETVAWLAQRRAAGAAIVLHGFDEAATKKRRGEFATLAAHEANLRLLGADRVLEHLGLRTRLFAAPGWTVSPGTLRALPRNGFRLLAGLHGVTDLMPEHTVRARVLGIGGGFLTAPWWCRMVVATGERIARRGGMVRLSVGARALAKPGVAEAMLDAADAALGHGCRPERYRWPLPPVDVASELSA, encoded by the coding sequence GTGGCCGGACAACTGATCGTTTCCGTCTCCGGTATCGGGGTGCACACCCGTGACCGCGCCGAGGCCTTCTGCGCGGAACTCGACGCCCGGGCAGTGCCGGTATCGCTGCTGGTGGCGCCGCGACTGGGTGCCGGTTACCGGCTGGACCGCGACCCCGAAACGGTGGCGTGGCTGGCGCAGCGGCGCGCGGCGGGCGCCGCGATCGTTTTGCACGGTTTCGACGAGGCGGCCACCAAGAAGCGGCGCGGCGAGTTCGCCACGCTGGCGGCCCACGAGGCCAATCTGCGGCTGCTCGGCGCCGACCGCGTGCTCGAGCACCTGGGACTGCGCACCCGGTTGTTCGCCGCCCCCGGCTGGACGGTGTCGCCGGGAACACTCAGAGCGTTGCCGCGTAACGGCTTCCGGCTGCTGGCCGGTCTGCACGGTGTGACCGACCTGATGCCCGAGCACACCGTGCGGGCGCGTGTGCTCGGCATCGGGGGAGGATTCCTCACCGCGCCCTGGTGGTGCCGGATGGTGGTGGCGACCGGCGAGCGCATCGCGCGCCGCGGCGGCATGGTGCGGTTGTCGGTGGGTGCCCGGGCGCTCGCCAAGCCGGGCGTGGCCGAGGCGATGCTGGATGCGGCGGACGCGGCGTTGGGGCACGGCTGCCGGCCGGAGCGCTATCGCTGGCCCCTCCCACCGGTCGACGTGGCCTCTGAGCTGAGCGCCTGA
- a CDS encoding FAD-binding dehydrogenase encodes MSDRADADAIVVGAGLAGLVAACELVDRGRSVLIVDQENSANLGGQAYWSFGGLFLVDSPEQRRLGIRDSHELALQDWLGTAGFDRPEDHWPRQWAHAYVDFASGEKRSWLRDRGLKIFPLVGWAERGGYGAIGHGNSVPRFHITWGTGPALVEIFARRLRGNPKVRFAHRHRVDELIVEAGRVSGVRGSVLESCTAARGVASSRTAIGQFEFGAAAVLVTSGGIGGNLDLVRQNWPQRMGRVPAQLLAGVPAHVDGRMIGITEAAGARVINRDRMWHYTEGITNYDPVWPGHGIRIIPGPSPLWLDASGVRLPGPLYPGFDTLGTLEHIARSGQDYTWFVLNRQIIEKEFALSGQEQNPDLTSRSVRQLVRSRVSSGPPPPVQAFIDRGVDFVQATTLRDLVAAMNDLPDVLPLDYATVEAEVTARDREVVNRFSKDGQITAIRGARAYLGDRLGRVVAPHRLTDPSAGPLIAVKLHILTRKTLGGLETDLDSRVVGADGKPIDGLYAAGEVAGFGGGGVHGYRALEGTFLGGCIFSGRAAGRGAAGDIA; translated from the coding sequence ATGAGCGATAGGGCGGACGCTGACGCGATCGTCGTCGGGGCGGGACTGGCAGGCCTGGTCGCGGCCTGCGAACTGGTGGACCGGGGCCGCAGTGTGCTCATCGTCGACCAGGAGAACAGCGCCAACCTCGGGGGACAGGCGTACTGGTCTTTCGGGGGGCTGTTCCTCGTCGACAGCCCCGAGCAGCGCCGGCTCGGGATTCGCGACAGTCACGAACTGGCACTGCAGGATTGGCTGGGCACCGCGGGCTTCGACCGGCCCGAGGATCACTGGCCGCGGCAATGGGCGCACGCCTATGTGGACTTCGCCTCCGGCGAGAAGCGCAGCTGGCTTCGGGACCGCGGTCTGAAGATCTTCCCGCTGGTGGGGTGGGCCGAGCGGGGCGGCTACGGTGCGATCGGGCACGGCAACTCGGTCCCCCGCTTCCACATCACGTGGGGGACCGGCCCCGCCCTGGTGGAGATCTTCGCCCGCCGGCTCCGGGGCAACCCCAAGGTCCGGTTCGCCCATCGGCACCGGGTCGACGAACTGATCGTCGAGGCCGGCCGGGTGAGCGGGGTGCGGGGCAGCGTGCTCGAATCCTGCACCGCGGCACGCGGGGTGGCTTCCTCGCGGACAGCGATCGGGCAGTTCGAGTTCGGTGCCGCCGCGGTCCTGGTGACCAGCGGCGGTATCGGGGGCAACCTCGACCTGGTTCGGCAGAACTGGCCGCAGCGCATGGGCCGGGTCCCCGCGCAACTGCTGGCCGGGGTGCCCGCCCACGTCGACGGCCGGATGATCGGTATCACCGAGGCCGCCGGCGCCCGGGTTATCAACCGGGACCGGATGTGGCACTACACCGAGGGCATCACCAACTACGACCCGGTCTGGCCGGGCCACGGCATCCGGATCATCCCCGGTCCGTCGCCGCTGTGGCTGGACGCATCCGGCGTGCGCCTGCCCGGGCCGTTGTATCCGGGCTTTGACACCCTGGGCACGCTGGAGCACATCGCCCGCTCCGGTCAGGACTACACCTGGTTCGTGCTGAACCGGCAGATCATCGAGAAGGAATTCGCGCTGTCGGGCCAAGAGCAGAACCCCGACCTGACCAGCCGCAGCGTGCGTCAGCTGGTCCGATCGCGGGTCAGCTCGGGGCCGCCCCCACCGGTGCAGGCGTTCATCGACCGCGGGGTGGACTTCGTGCAGGCGACGACGCTGCGGGATCTGGTGGCAGCGATGAACGACCTGCCCGACGTGCTGCCGTTGGACTACGCCACCGTCGAGGCCGAGGTCACCGCGCGCGACCGCGAGGTGGTGAACCGATTCAGCAAGGACGGCCAGATCACCGCGATCCGCGGCGCCCGGGCCTACCTGGGTGACCGGCTGGGCCGGGTGGTGGCCCCGCACCGGCTGACCGACCCGTCCGCGGGACCCCTGATCGCGGTGAAGCTGCACATCCTGACCCGGAAAACGCTGGGGGGCTTGGAAACCGACCTTGACTCCCGGGTGGTGGGCGCGGACGGCAAGCCGATCGACGGACTGTACGCGGCCGGCGAGGTGGCTGGATTCGGGGGCGGCGGTGTGCACGGCTACCGGGCGCTGGAAGGCACGTTCCTGGGCGGTTGCATCTTCTCCGGGCGGGCCGCCGGGCGAGGTGCCGCCGGCGACATCGCCTAG
- a CDS encoding glutathione peroxidase, which yields MSLAEIPLTTLDGRSTSLADFADRAVLVVNVASKCGLTPQYGALEKLARDYAERGLTVLGVPCNQFMGQEPGTAEEIQTFCSTTYGVTFPLLVKTDVNGADRHPLYAELTKAADAEGAAGDVQWNFEKFLLAPGATVVNRFRPTTVPDAPEVIAAIEAVLPG from the coding sequence ATGAGCCTCGCCGAAATCCCGCTGACCACCCTCGACGGCCGTTCCACCTCGCTGGCTGACTTCGCCGACCGTGCCGTCCTGGTGGTCAACGTCGCCTCCAAGTGCGGGCTGACCCCGCAGTACGGCGCCCTGGAGAAGCTCGCGCGCGACTATGCCGAGCGGGGACTGACGGTCCTTGGCGTGCCCTGCAACCAGTTCATGGGCCAGGAGCCCGGAACCGCGGAGGAGATCCAGACCTTCTGCTCCACCACCTACGGCGTGACGTTTCCGCTGCTGGTCAAGACCGACGTCAATGGAGCGGATCGCCACCCGCTGTATGCCGAGCTGACCAAAGCCGCCGACGCCGAAGGTGCGGCCGGCGATGTGCAGTGGAACTTCGAGAAGTTCCTGCTCGCCCCGGGCGCCACCGTAGTCAACCGCTTCCGGCCGACCACCGTGCCGGACGCTCCCGAGGTGATTGCCGCTATCGAAGCCGTCCTGCCTGGCTGA
- a CDS encoding DUF2254 domain-containing protein, translating into MSTQSERFPSVRAAALAYRFRESLFALPLLIVFGGMALAVITRVADRNIGPSPRYLLKMDSGVATTLLSTIAGATITTAGVIFSLTIVSLQLASSQLSPRVMRWFIRDRLSQVVIGLLVATFVYCVLSLPDLDGSSPVPAPPLTVTVAIVLTIATVVTIIGHVDHLAHRLEVGQVVREIAAEGATVIDAVVAAAVHEQPAPDAEMNAPAEALRLTSPGNGWVSQVDAERLLAAIPPGTTIRLDTRVGAYIHLGQPLVTIWPVPENPDRVRRKLPRAIVVSGSRTMQEDVDFAFRQLVDIGLRALSSAINDPTTAVEATLRVGSLLRRVLVAPPRPRAVAGPEGRVLLRPWDLDPKEYIAHGFDQLRQAAPSQPLVAATILRVVRMLIAHVKESGRPEHLPALREQTDLLVESLEATPGLHPRDLARLKAIAATSTDPADHSRRRA; encoded by the coding sequence ATGAGCACCCAGTCGGAACGCTTCCCCAGTGTGCGGGCGGCGGCGCTGGCGTACCGGTTCCGAGAGAGCCTGTTCGCGCTGCCGCTGTTGATCGTCTTCGGCGGGATGGCGCTGGCCGTCATCACCCGAGTGGCTGACCGCAACATCGGTCCGTCGCCGCGCTATCTTCTGAAAATGGACAGCGGCGTGGCCACCACGCTGCTCTCCACCATCGCCGGCGCCACGATCACCACGGCCGGTGTCATCTTCTCCTTGACCATCGTCAGCCTGCAGCTGGCGAGTTCGCAGCTGTCGCCGCGGGTGATGCGGTGGTTCATTCGCGACCGGCTCAGCCAGGTCGTGATCGGTCTGCTGGTCGCGACATTCGTGTACTGCGTGCTGAGCCTGCCCGACCTCGATGGATCCTCGCCCGTCCCGGCTCCACCGCTGACCGTGACCGTGGCGATCGTGCTGACGATCGCCACGGTGGTCACGATCATCGGCCACGTCGATCACCTGGCCCACCGGCTGGAGGTCGGCCAGGTGGTGCGCGAGATCGCGGCCGAGGGGGCCACGGTGATCGATGCGGTCGTGGCCGCCGCCGTCCACGAACAGCCCGCTCCCGACGCCGAAATGAACGCCCCGGCGGAGGCGCTGCGGCTGACCTCGCCGGGCAACGGCTGGGTCAGCCAGGTCGACGCCGAACGGCTGCTGGCGGCCATTCCGCCCGGCACGACCATCAGGCTGGACACCCGGGTGGGCGCCTACATCCACCTCGGGCAGCCGCTGGTCACCATCTGGCCGGTACCGGAGAACCCGGACCGGGTGCGGCGCAAGCTGCCCAGGGCCATCGTCGTCAGCGGCAGCCGCACCATGCAGGAGGACGTCGACTTCGCGTTCCGCCAGTTGGTCGACATCGGGTTGCGTGCGCTCAGCTCGGCGATCAACGACCCGACCACGGCGGTGGAGGCGACGCTGCGGGTGGGCAGCCTGCTGCGGCGGGTGCTGGTGGCCCCACCCCGGCCTCGCGCGGTGGCCGGCCCCGAAGGGCGAGTCCTCTTGCGGCCCTGGGACCTCGACCCCAAGGAATACATCGCGCACGGTTTCGACCAGCTTCGCCAGGCCGCGCCCAGCCAGCCCCTGGTCGCGGCGACGATCCTGCGGGTGGTGCGGATGCTGATCGCCCACGTCAAGGAGTCGGGCCGGCCCGAGCACCTGCCCGCCCTGCGGGAACAGACCGACCTGCTGGTGGAATCGTTGGAGGCTACGCCCGGCCTGCACCCCCGCGATCTGGCCCGGCTCAAGGCGATCGCCGCCACCAGCACCGACCCGGCCGACCACAGCCGCCGCCGGGCGTAA
- a CDS encoding S9 family peptidase, whose translation MTAEQQSLPAPPTAKRVDSTRTHHGDVFVDPYEWLRDKSDPAVIAHLEAENAYTEAVTARLDSLRSSIFDEIKARTKETDLSVPARRDDWWYYARTFEGKQYGVQCRCPVADPDDWTPPELDENTAIPGEQVLLDQNAEADGHDFFALGAASVSPDGNLLAYSVDVVGDERYTLRFKDLRSGELLPGEIAGIGAGVTWATDNRTVYYVTVDEAWRPDTVWRYRVGDPADSAEQVYHEADERFWLAVGRTRSDSYVLIAAGSSITSEVRYADAANSDAEFTVVLPRREGVEYSVEHAVIGGQDRFLILHNDGAVNFTLVQVPVSTAADPATQQTLIPGRDDVRLDSVDAFARHLVVGYRAEGLPRLQLWPIGDDGDVLPPQEITFDTELTSAGLAANPNWDAPKLRVGATSFITPVRIYDIDLPTGERTLLREQPVLGEYRSTDYVEYRDWAYAEDGTRVPVSVVHRADLELPAPTLLYGYGAYEMCEDPQFSIARLSLLDRGMVYAVAHVRGGGELGRLWYEHGKMLEKKNSFTDFVAVGRHLIDAGICRQGRLVAMGGSAGGLLMGAVTNLAPELFAGVVAQVPFVDPLTTILDPSLPLTVTEWDEWGNPLEDKEVYRYMKSYSPYENVARRDYPPILAMTSLHDTRVYYVEPAKWIAALRHTKTDDNPVLLKTEMNAGHGGISGRYERWKEIAFSYAWLLAVVDCG comes from the coding sequence ATGACCGCCGAGCAGCAGAGTCTTCCCGCCCCGCCGACGGCCAAACGGGTCGACAGCACGCGCACCCACCACGGCGACGTCTTCGTCGACCCCTACGAGTGGCTGCGGGACAAGTCCGACCCCGCGGTGATCGCCCACCTGGAAGCCGAAAACGCTTACACCGAGGCGGTCACCGCCCGCCTGGACTCCTTGCGGAGCAGCATTTTCGACGAGATCAAAGCCCGTACCAAGGAGACCGACCTGTCGGTACCCGCCCGCCGCGACGACTGGTGGTATTACGCCAGGACCTTCGAAGGCAAGCAGTACGGCGTGCAGTGCCGCTGCCCGGTCGCCGACCCCGACGACTGGACTCCGCCGGAACTCGACGAGAATACCGCGATCCCGGGCGAGCAGGTGCTGCTCGACCAGAACGCCGAGGCCGACGGGCACGATTTCTTCGCGCTCGGTGCCGCCAGCGTCAGCCCGGACGGCAACCTCCTGGCCTACTCGGTCGACGTCGTCGGCGACGAGCGATACACCCTGCGGTTCAAGGACCTTCGTTCCGGCGAACTGTTGCCCGGGGAGATCGCCGGGATCGGCGCCGGGGTGACCTGGGCGACCGACAACCGGACCGTCTACTACGTGACCGTCGACGAAGCCTGGCGGCCGGATACCGTGTGGCGCTATCGGGTCGGCGACCCGGCGGACTCGGCCGAACAGGTCTACCACGAGGCCGACGAGCGATTCTGGTTGGCGGTAGGGCGAACCCGCAGTGACTCCTACGTGTTGATCGCCGCCGGTTCGTCGATCACCTCCGAAGTGCGCTACGCCGACGCCGCGAACTCCGATGCAGAGTTCACCGTGGTCCTGCCCCGCCGCGAGGGCGTCGAGTACTCGGTGGAACACGCAGTCATCGGCGGTCAAGACCGTTTCCTGATCCTGCACAACGATGGGGCAGTCAATTTCACGCTGGTGCAGGTGCCGGTATCGACGGCCGCCGACCCCGCCACGCAGCAGACGCTGATCCCCGGCAGAGACGACGTGCGGCTCGACTCGGTGGATGCCTTCGCGCGCCATCTGGTGGTGGGGTACCGGGCCGAGGGCCTGCCTCGCCTCCAGCTGTGGCCGATCGGCGACGACGGTGATGTCCTACCGCCGCAGGAGATCACGTTCGACACCGAGTTGACGTCTGCGGGTCTGGCGGCCAACCCGAACTGGGACGCCCCGAAACTGCGGGTGGGCGCAACCTCGTTCATCACCCCGGTGCGGATCTACGACATCGACCTGCCCACCGGTGAGCGAACCCTGCTGCGAGAGCAGCCGGTGCTGGGCGAGTACCGCAGCACCGACTACGTCGAGTACCGCGACTGGGCCTATGCCGAGGACGGCACCCGCGTCCCGGTGTCGGTGGTACACCGGGCCGACCTCGAACTTCCCGCTCCCACGCTGCTTTACGGCTACGGCGCCTATGAGATGTGCGAGGATCCCCAGTTCTCCATCGCCCGGTTGTCGCTGCTGGACCGGGGCATGGTGTATGCCGTGGCCCACGTCCGCGGCGGTGGTGAACTGGGCCGGCTGTGGTACGAGCACGGCAAAATGCTGGAAAAGAAGAACAGCTTCACCGACTTCGTCGCGGTGGGCCGCCACCTGATCGATGCGGGCATCTGCCGGCAGGGCCGCCTGGTCGCCATGGGGGGCAGCGCCGGTGGGCTGCTGATGGGCGCGGTGACCAACCTGGCGCCGGAACTGTTCGCCGGAGTGGTGGCCCAGGTGCCGTTCGTCGACCCGCTGACCACCATCTTGGACCCGTCGCTGCCGTTGACCGTGACCGAGTGGGACGAGTGGGGAAACCCCTTGGAGGACAAGGAGGTCTACCGCTACATGAAGTCCTACTCGCCGTACGAGAACGTAGCTCGCCGGGACTACCCGCCGATCCTGGCGATGACCTCGCTGCACGACACCCGGGTGTACTACGTCGAGCCGGCGAAGTGGATCGCGGCACTGCGACACACCAAGACCGATGACAACCCGGTGTTGCTGAAAACCGAGATGAACGCCGGTCACGGTGGAATCTCCGGGCGATACGAACGCTGGAAGGAGATCGCGTTCTCTTACGCCTGGCTGCTGGCGGTGGTGGACTGCGGGTAA
- a CDS encoding cellulase family glycosylhydrolase produces MTYAHTASTNRPRPRPTGRARLTGAALAAGVAVGFSLAPVSAPVAQADAVDDVFDQFLAGIAADWGDSLGASAATSFDLAEWFQQSIYLPVYNGLDQWLDSQAGQQVADFLNGFGSFVIGDGATGSEANPDGGAAGWLFGTGGAGWDSDQAGVAGGAGGAAGLIGNGGAGGAGGEDAGGAGGAGGWLLGNGGVGGAGGEGGYGGDGGHGIGLFAAGGHGGDAGDGVSAAAAAGFPRPALGGAGGNAGLFGTHGSVGAFGTLDSGPPIGSGAFSTAGTWLTDADGRVLILHGVNEVNKYAPFSPEADHFDEQDAAYLAANGINAVRVGVIWAAVEPSPGQIDYDYLASIKGTVDLLGSYGIVSVIDMHQDLYSDVITGIGDGAPEWAVQTGDAININFGWPWNYPLNAAVNHAWDAFWNNSPGPDGLGLQNHYAGMFQAVAGYLNGNPHVAGYEIMNEPWPGSGYLSTAFGNPFFDTQQLSPFYEQVTAAIRSVDPSTPVIFGSNTLFGNLPVPTFVTPPDDPNTIFAFHSYCPWYEVLGSDFGCGAYEGYIMHHAAAYSQANGVPALLTEFGNTTNPGVINGATGAANQHGFGWLFWDYNNVLVRDMEQPPVGDNVATDAVNALAAPYPQAVAGIPGSWSFNDGTFAFSYSTEMADGSGQFAAGAHTNISVPPSLYPDGYQVAVTGGHVVSAANAPVLVIASNAGAGTVTVTVTANG; encoded by the coding sequence ATGACATACGCACACACCGCCAGCACCAACCGCCCACGGCCTCGTCCCACCGGGCGCGCCCGCCTGACCGGAGCTGCCCTGGCGGCCGGGGTGGCCGTCGGTTTCAGCCTGGCACCGGTGAGCGCACCTGTCGCCCAGGCCGACGCCGTCGACGACGTCTTCGACCAGTTCCTGGCCGGTATCGCCGCTGACTGGGGCGACTCGCTGGGCGCGTCTGCGGCCACCTCGTTCGACCTGGCCGAATGGTTCCAGCAATCGATCTACCTGCCCGTCTACAACGGACTCGATCAGTGGCTGGACAGCCAGGCGGGCCAGCAGGTCGCCGACTTCCTGAACGGGTTCGGCTCGTTTGTGATCGGCGACGGCGCCACGGGCAGCGAGGCGAACCCCGACGGCGGTGCCGCCGGTTGGCTGTTCGGCACCGGCGGGGCCGGCTGGGACAGCGACCAAGCCGGCGTCGCCGGCGGGGCCGGTGGCGCGGCAGGGCTTATCGGCAACGGTGGCGCGGGCGGCGCGGGCGGTGAAGACGCCGGCGGCGCCGGCGGCGCAGGCGGCTGGTTGCTGGGCAACGGCGGTGTCGGCGGCGCCGGCGGCGAGGGCGGCTACGGCGGCGACGGCGGCCACGGCATCGGCCTGTTCGCCGCCGGCGGCCACGGCGGGGACGCCGGCGACGGCGTCAGCGCCGCGGCGGCGGCCGGCTTCCCGCGCCCGGCGCTGGGCGGGGCGGGCGGCAATGCCGGCCTGTTCGGCACCCACGGCTCCGTCGGCGCCTTCGGCACCTTGGACAGCGGCCCGCCGATCGGCAGCGGAGCTTTCAGCACCGCCGGCACCTGGCTCACCGACGCCGACGGCCGGGTGCTGATCCTGCACGGGGTCAACGAGGTCAACAAATACGCGCCCTTCAGCCCGGAGGCCGACCACTTCGACGAGCAGGATGCGGCGTACCTGGCCGCCAACGGCATCAACGCGGTTCGCGTCGGCGTCATCTGGGCCGCGGTGGAGCCCAGCCCCGGCCAGATCGACTACGACTATCTGGCGTCGATCAAGGGCACCGTGGACCTCCTCGGTTCCTACGGCATCGTCAGCGTCATCGACATGCACCAGGACCTGTACAGCGATGTCATCACCGGCATCGGCGACGGGGCGCCGGAGTGGGCGGTGCAGACCGGCGATGCGATCAACATCAACTTCGGCTGGCCGTGGAACTACCCGCTCAATGCCGCGGTGAACCACGCCTGGGACGCGTTTTGGAACAACTCCCCCGGACCCGACGGCCTAGGCCTGCAGAACCATTACGCCGGGATGTTCCAGGCCGTCGCCGGCTACCTGAACGGCAATCCCCACGTCGCCGGCTACGAGATCATGAACGAGCCCTGGCCGGGCTCGGGCTACCTGTCGACAGCGTTCGGCAACCCGTTCTTCGACACCCAGCAGTTGTCACCGTTCTACGAGCAGGTGACAGCGGCGATCCGCTCGGTGGACCCGAGCACCCCGGTCATCTTCGGGTCCAACACGCTGTTCGGCAACCTGCCGGTGCCCACCTTCGTGACCCCGCCGGATGACCCGAACACCATCTTCGCCTTCCACAGCTACTGCCCGTGGTACGAGGTCTTGGGCAGCGACTTCGGCTGCGGGGCCTACGAGGGCTACATCATGCACCACGCCGCGGCCTACTCGCAGGCCAACGGCGTGCCGGCGCTGCTCACCGAGTTCGGCAACACCACCAACCCCGGCGTCATCAACGGCGCCACCGGTGCCGCCAACCAGCACGGCTTCGGCTGGCTTTTCTGGGACTACAACAACGTCCTCGTCCGTGATATGGAGCAGCCGCCGGTCGGTGACAACGTGGCAACCGACGCGGTGAACGCGCTGGCGGCGCCTTACCCGCAGGCAGTGGCCGGCATCCCGGGCAGCTGGTCGTTCAACGACGGCACCTTCGCGTTCAGCTACTCCACCGAGATGGCTGACGGCTCCGGGCAGTTCGCCGCGGGGGCGCACACCAACATCTCGGTGCCGCCCAGCCTCTATCCGGACGGCTACCAGGTAGCGGTCACCGGCGGGCACGTGGTCTCGGCCGCCAACGCCCCCGTGCTGGTGATCGCCTCCAATGCCGGGGCGGGCACCGTCACGGTGACGGTGACGGCCAACGGCTGA
- a CDS encoding MBL fold metallo-hydrolase: MQLTHFGHSCLLADFGDASVLFDPGNFSHGFEGITGLAAILITHQHPDHVDLTRLPAVLDGNPGAALYADPQTAAQLGPPWQPVHVGDAFDVGPLRVRGVGGRHAVIHPELPMIDNISYLVGDAEHAARLMHPGDALFVPGEPVDVLAAPAAAPWMKISEAVDYLRAVAPRVAVPIHQGIIAADAQGIYHGRLAEMGRADFRVLPQENAVTL, translated from the coding sequence ATGCAATTGACCCACTTCGGCCATTCCTGCCTGCTCGCCGATTTCGGCGATGCCTCGGTGCTGTTCGATCCGGGCAACTTCTCGCACGGGTTCGAGGGCATCACGGGTCTGGCCGCGATCCTCATCACCCATCAGCACCCCGACCATGTCGACCTCACACGGCTTCCGGCCGTGCTCGACGGCAACCCCGGCGCCGCGCTCTACGCCGACCCGCAGACCGCCGCCCAGCTGGGTCCGCCCTGGCAGCCGGTGCACGTCGGGGACGCTTTCGACGTCGGCCCGCTGCGGGTCCGCGGGGTGGGCGGGCGGCACGCCGTGATCCATCCGGAGCTGCCGATGATCGACAACATCTCCTACCTGGTCGGCGATGCCGAACATGCCGCGCGGCTGATGCACCCCGGCGACGCGTTGTTCGTGCCCGGAGAACCGGTGGACGTGCTGGCGGCGCCGGCCGCGGCGCCGTGGATGAAGATCTCCGAGGCGGTCGACTACCTGCGCGCGGTGGCGCCGCGCGTCGCGGTACCGATCCACCAGGGCATCATCGCCGCCGATGCCCAGGGGATCTATCACGGGCGCCTGGCCGAGATGGGCCGCGCCGACTTCCGGGTCCTGCCGCAGGAGAACGCCGTCACCCTCTAG
- a CDS encoding phosphoribosylaminoimidazolesuccinocarboxamide synthase, with protein sequence MSRPALTDYQHLASGKVRELYRIDDQHLLFVATDRISAFDYVLDSEIPDKGRILTAMSVFFFDLVEAPNHLAGPPDDPRIPDEVLGRALVVRQLQMMPVECVARGYLTGSGLLDYQRTGAVCGIPLPEGLVEASKFVNPIFTPATKAEIGAHDENISFAQVIDLVGPVRAGQLRDRTLATYVQAADHALTKGIIIADTKFEFGVDEHDNLVLADEVFTPDSSRYWPADDYRPGVVQESFDKQFVRNWLTSPESGWDRSGDQPPPPLPDDIIAATRARYVEAYERISGLSFDDWVGPGA encoded by the coding sequence ATGTCGCGACCCGCGCTCACCGATTACCAGCACCTGGCCAGCGGCAAAGTCCGCGAGCTCTACCGGATAGACGACCAGCACCTGCTGTTCGTGGCCACCGACCGGATTTCCGCGTTCGACTACGTCCTCGACAGCGAGATCCCCGACAAGGGCCGCATCCTGACCGCGATGAGTGTCTTCTTCTTCGACCTCGTCGAGGCTCCCAACCATCTGGCCGGCCCTCCCGACGACCCGCGTATCCCCGACGAGGTACTCGGCCGCGCCCTGGTGGTTCGTCAGCTGCAGATGATGCCCGTCGAGTGCGTCGCACGCGGCTACCTGACCGGCTCCGGCCTGCTGGACTACCAGCGCACTGGCGCCGTGTGCGGCATCCCCCTGCCGGAGGGTCTGGTGGAGGCCAGCAAGTTCGTCAATCCGATCTTCACACCGGCGACCAAGGCCGAGATCGGCGCACACGACGAGAACATCTCGTTCGCCCAGGTGATCGACCTGGTGGGCCCGGTCCGGGCCGGCCAGCTGCGCGACCGCACCCTGGCAACTTATGTGCAGGCCGCCGACCACGCCCTGACCAAGGGGATCATCATCGCCGACACCAAGTTCGAATTCGGCGTCGACGAGCACGACAACCTGGTGCTCGCCGACGAGGTGTTCACTCCCGACTCGTCGCGGTACTGGCCCGCCGACGACTATCGGCCCGGGGTGGTGCAGGAGAGCTTCGACAAGCAGTTCGTCCGCAACTGGCTGACCAGCCCGGAATCCGGGTGGGACCGATCCGGGGACCAGCCGCCCCCACCACTTCCCGACGACATCATCGCCGCTACCCGCGCCCGTTACGTCGAGGCCTACGAACGTATTTCAGGCCTGTCCTTCGATGACTGGGTCGGTCCCGGAGCATGA